One stretch of Odocoileus virginianus isolate 20LAN1187 ecotype Illinois chromosome 26, Ovbor_1.2, whole genome shotgun sequence DNA includes these proteins:
- the VIPR1 gene encoding vasoactive intestinal polypeptide receptor 1 isoform X5, producing MTIHRVWMRWAARQPWSYSSTVSWPTSSGCWWRASTCTPCSPSPSSPSGSTSGGVPSTFTLVWTIIRIHFEDYGCWDTINSSLWWIIKAPILASILVNFILFIRIIGILVQKLRPPDVGKSDSSPYSRLAKSTLLLIPLFGVHYIMFAFFPDNFKAEVKMVFELVVGSFQGFVVAILYCFLNGEVQAELRRKWRRWHLQGVLGWDPKYQHPSAGSNGATCSTQVSMLTRVSPGAGRSSSFQAEVSQV from the exons ATGACAATTCATCGAGTTTGGATGAG GTGGGCTGCAAGGCAGCCGTGGTCTTATTCCAGTACTGTGTCATGGCCAACTTCTTCTGGCTGCTGGTGGAGGGCCTCTACCTGCACACCCTGCTCGCCGTCTCCTTCTTCTCCGAGCGGAAGTACTTCTGGGG GGGTGCCCAGCACATTCACCCTGGTGTGGACCATCATCAGGATCCATTTTGAGGATTATGG ATGCTGGGACACAATCAACTCCTCACTGTGGTGGATCATAAAGGCCCCCATCCTCGCCTCCATCTTG GTGAATTTCATCCTGTTCATTCGCATCATTGGAATCCTGGTTCAGAAACTGCGGCCCCCAGATGTCGGGAAGAGTGACAGCAGCCCGTACTC gaGATTGGCCAAGTCCACCCTTCTGCTGATCCCCCTGTTTGGCGTGCACTACATCATGTTCGCCTTCTTCCCCGACAACTTTAAGGCTGAAGTGAAAATGGTATTTGAGCTCGTCGTGGGGTCTTTCCAG GGTTTTGTGGTGGCCATCCTCTACTGCTTCCTGAATGGTGAG GTGCAGGCAGAGCTGCGGCGGAAGTGGCGGCGCTGGCACCTGCAGGGCGTCTTGGGTTGGGACCCCAAATACCAGCACCCATCCGCAGGCAGCAACGGGGCCACGTGCAGCACGCAGGTCTCCATGCTGACCCGCGTCAGCCCTGGCGCCGGCCGCTCCTCCAGCTTCCAGGCCGAAGTCTCCCAGGTCTGA
- the VIPR1 gene encoding vasoactive intestinal polypeptide receptor 1 isoform X3, which produces MIAVQHEQCLEEVQLENETAGCGKMWDNLTCWPATPRGQVVVLACPLIFKLFSPIQGRNVSRSCTEAGWTPLEPGPYPVACGLDDNSSSLDEQQQTVFYSSVKTGYTIGYSLSLATLLVATAILSLFRKLHCTRNYIHMHLFISFILRAAAVFIKDLALFNSGETDHCSKGSVGCKAAVVLFQYCVMANFFWLLVEGLYLHTLLAVSFFSERKYFWGYIFIGWGVPSTFTLVWTIIRIHFEDYGCWDTINSSLWWIIKAPILASILVNFILFIRIIGILVQKLRPPDVGKSDSSPYSRLAKSTLLLIPLFGVHYIMFAFFPDNFKAEVKMVFELVVGSFQGFVVAILYCFLNGEVQAELRRKWRRWHLQGVLGWDPKYQHPSAGSNGATCSTQVSMLTRVSPGAGRSSSFQAEVSQV; this is translated from the exons GCTGCGGCAAGATGTGGGACAACCTCACCTGCTGGCCAGCCACCCCTAGGGGCCAGGTGGTTGTCTTGGCCTGTCCCCTCATCTTTAAGCTCTTCTCGCCCATTCAAG GCCGCAACGTGAGCCGCAGCTGCACCGAAGCGGGCTGGACGCCCCTGGAGCCTGGCCCCTACCCCGTTGCCTGTGGCTTGGATGACAATTCATCGAGTTTGGATGAG cagcagcagacagtgttctacagttctgtgaagaccggCTACACCATCGGCTACAGCCTGTCCCTCGCCACCCTTCTGGTCGCCACGGCCATCCTGAGCCTGTTCAG GAAGCTCCACTGCACACGGAACTACATCCATATGCACCTCTTCATATCCTTCATCCTGAGGGCCGCCGCCGTCTTCATCAAAGACTTGGCCCTCTTCAACAGTGGGGAGACGGACCATTGCTCCAAGGGCTCG GTGGGCTGCAAGGCAGCCGTGGTCTTATTCCAGTACTGTGTCATGGCCAACTTCTTCTGGCTGCTGGTGGAGGGCCTCTACCTGCACACCCTGCTCGCCGTCTCCTTCTTCTCCGAGCGGAAGTACTTCTGGGGGTACATATTCATCGGCTGGG GGGTGCCCAGCACATTCACCCTGGTGTGGACCATCATCAGGATCCATTTTGAGGATTATGG ATGCTGGGACACAATCAACTCCTCACTGTGGTGGATCATAAAGGCCCCCATCCTCGCCTCCATCTTG GTGAATTTCATCCTGTTCATTCGCATCATTGGAATCCTGGTTCAGAAACTGCGGCCCCCAGATGTCGGGAAGAGTGACAGCAGCCCGTACTC gaGATTGGCCAAGTCCACCCTTCTGCTGATCCCCCTGTTTGGCGTGCACTACATCATGTTCGCCTTCTTCCCCGACAACTTTAAGGCTGAAGTGAAAATGGTATTTGAGCTCGTCGTGGGGTCTTTCCAG GGTTTTGTGGTGGCCATCCTCTACTGCTTCCTGAATGGTGAG GTGCAGGCAGAGCTGCGGCGGAAGTGGCGGCGCTGGCACCTGCAGGGCGTCTTGGGTTGGGACCCCAAATACCAGCACCCATCCGCAGGCAGCAACGGGGCCACGTGCAGCACGCAGGTCTCCATGCTGACCCGCGTCAGCCCTGGCGCCGGCCGCTCCTCCAGCTTCCAGGCCGAAGTCTCCCAGGTCTGA